One genomic region from Streptomyces sp. NBC_00457 encodes:
- a CDS encoding peptidoglycan D,D-transpeptidase FtsI family protein has translation MNKPLRRIALFCGLLILTLLIRDNWLQYAQADSLREDPKNRRVAIARYATPRGDIIVDGKAITGHATTKGDFKYKRTYKDGAMWAPVTGFVSQAYGANQLESIEDGILTGNDDRLFFRNTLDMITGKAKEGGNVVTTLNGAAQKAAYDGLKAQGGKGAVAAIEPSTGKILALASFPSYDPSTIAGGSTSDEEAWKKLQKKANPDDPMLNRALREVYPPGSTFKVVTAAAALENGLYTDPDGKTDTPLPWTMPGTTTVLKNDGNIPCKNATLRVALQWSCNTVFGKIGSDLENEKMLEQAKKFGFNEEQFTPVRTSASVFSDDMNKSQTALSSIGQFNTATSPLQMAMVASAVANDGELMKPYMVDELQAPNVDPVEKTEPEPMSRPLSAKNAQILQSMMETVVSEGTGKNAQIDGVTVGGKTGTAQHGVGNSKNPYAWFISYAKTDEGSPVAVAVVIEDDNAVREDISGGGLAAPIAKSVMEAVINSKR, from the coding sequence GTGAACAAGCCCCTGCGCCGGATCGCGCTCTTCTGCGGACTGCTGATCCTCACCCTGCTCATCCGGGACAACTGGCTGCAGTACGCCCAGGCCGACAGCCTCAGGGAAGACCCCAAGAACCGCCGCGTCGCCATCGCCCGCTACGCCACCCCGCGCGGCGACATCATCGTCGACGGCAAGGCCATCACCGGCCACGCCACGACCAAGGGCGACTTCAAGTACAAGCGCACCTACAAGGACGGCGCCATGTGGGCGCCCGTCACCGGCTTCGTCTCCCAGGCCTACGGTGCCAACCAGCTGGAGTCCATCGAGGACGGCATCCTCACCGGCAACGACGACCGGCTCTTCTTCCGCAACACCCTCGACATGATCACCGGCAAGGCGAAGGAGGGCGGCAATGTCGTCACCACCCTCAACGGCGCCGCGCAGAAAGCCGCGTACGACGGTCTGAAGGCCCAGGGCGGCAAGGGCGCCGTCGCCGCGATCGAACCGTCCACCGGCAAGATCCTGGCGCTGGCCTCCTTCCCGTCGTACGACCCCTCGACGATCGCCGGCGGCAGCACCTCGGACGAAGAAGCGTGGAAGAAGCTCCAGAAGAAGGCGAACCCCGACGACCCGATGCTGAACCGGGCGCTGCGCGAGGTCTACCCGCCCGGCTCCACCTTCAAGGTCGTCACCGCCGCCGCCGCGCTGGAGAACGGCCTGTACACGGACCCCGACGGCAAGACGGACACGCCGCTGCCGTGGACCATGCCGGGCACCACCACCGTGCTGAAGAACGACGGGAACATCCCCTGCAAGAACGCGACGCTCCGGGTCGCCCTGCAGTGGTCCTGCAACACCGTCTTCGGCAAGATCGGTTCCGACCTCGAGAACGAGAAGATGCTGGAACAGGCCAAGAAGTTCGGCTTCAACGAGGAGCAGTTCACGCCGGTCCGCACCAGCGCTTCCGTCTTCTCCGACGACATGAACAAGTCGCAGACCGCGCTGTCCTCCATCGGCCAGTTCAACACCGCCACGAGCCCGCTGCAGATGGCCATGGTCGCCTCGGCCGTCGCCAACGACGGTGAGCTGATGAAGCCGTACATGGTCGACGAACTCCAGGCGCCGAACGTCGACCCCGTCGAGAAGACCGAACCCGAGCCGATGAGCCGCCCGCTGTCGGCGAAGAACGCCCAGATCCTCCAGTCGATGATGGAGACCGTCGTCTCCGAAGGCACGGGCAAGAACGCACAGATCGACGGCGTCACCGTGGGCGGCAAGACCGGTACCGCCCAGCACGGCGTCGGGAACAGCAAGAACCCGTACGCCTGGTTCATCTCCTACGCCAAGACCGACGAGGGCTCACCGGTCGCCGTGGCCGTGGTCATCGAGGACGACAACGCCGTCCGTGAAGACATCTCCGGTGGTGGCCTCGCGGCGCCCATCGCGAAGAGCGTGATGGAGGCGGTCATCAACAGCAAGCGATGA